From one Chlamydiifrater phoenicopteri genomic stretch:
- a CDS encoding KH domain-containing protein — MEEFVAYIVKNLVASPEAVEIRSTSDNDSVKLEIRVAQEDVGKVIGRRGSTIHALRTIVRRISSRVRKKVEIDLIQPENQGITSLEEDEEFSSSCCSSEGACCREEEPVEEPQLQHSCGCHGDLH, encoded by the coding sequence ATGGAAGAATTTGTAGCATATATTGTTAAGAACTTGGTAGCGAGTCCTGAGGCCGTTGAAATCCGGTCTACTTCCGATAATGATAGCGTAAAGCTGGAGATCAGGGTCGCTCAAGAAGATGTAGGTAAAGTTATTGGTCGTCGAGGAAGCACTATACACGCTTTGCGCACCATTGTTCGTAGGATCTCTTCTCGAGTTAGAAAAAAAGTCGAGATAGACCTAATTCAACCAGAAAATCAAGGCATAACCTCCTTGGAAGAGGACGAAGAGTTCTCCTCTAGTTGCTGTAGTTCTGAGGGTGCTTGTTGCCGGGAAGAGGAACCTGTAGAAGAGCCTCAGTTGCAACATTCCTGTGGATGCCACGGCGATCTGCATTAA
- a CDS encoding cell division protein FtsQ codes for MKSSSSIFGPGPKYPPLKSFAYILLSTLICTPLVCWLYLPHLSLKPSRSFPIKNLFLVCPKTSDLLPPVFFSEILGLYADSPTLLKHFSTQRAEATLISTNLFEYLYIDKAPDNKGIVISYSLTQPIAYLGNFSNILFDAKGKCFPCQPFHSPKKLPKIFFAPSDLPQSLTQNISSSQLQLAKEIFSSLEEFQISVIDLSKAHLYPYEAVIILQNNLLLRLPLKNWPDAIFLYKKMYPSLIRRFPNMQICDLRLSGHILVKNAS; via the coding sequence TTGAAAAGTTCCTCTTCTATATTTGGCCCCGGCCCCAAGTACCCCCCGCTCAAATCTTTTGCTTACATATTGCTGAGCACACTTATCTGCACCCCTTTAGTCTGCTGGCTGTATCTACCACACCTTTCTTTAAAACCTTCTCGATCATTTCCTATTAAAAATCTCTTTCTTGTTTGCCCAAAAACTTCCGATCTCTTACCTCCTGTATTCTTTTCTGAAATATTAGGTTTATACGCTGACTCGCCAACTTTACTTAAGCATTTCTCTACACAAAGAGCTGAAGCAACCTTGATATCAACTAACCTTTTTGAGTACCTCTACATAGATAAAGCACCTGATAACAAAGGCATTGTGATCTCATACTCTCTCACTCAACCTATAGCTTATCTCGGCAATTTTTCTAATATACTCTTTGATGCTAAAGGAAAATGTTTCCCCTGCCAACCTTTCCATTCTCCTAAAAAGCTTCCTAAGATTTTCTTTGCTCCCTCAGATTTGCCACAATCTTTAACCCAGAACATTTCGTCATCTCAACTACAGCTAGCTAAAGAAATATTTTCTTCTCTTGAAGAATTCCAGATCTCTGTCATAGACCTGTCCAAAGCTCATTTGTATCCATATGAAGCTGTTATTATTTTGCAAAACAACCTTCTGCTTAGACTTCCCTTGAAAAACTGGCCAGACGCTATTTTTCTCTATAAAAAAATGTATCCCAGCCTTATCAGACGGTTCCCAAACATGCAGATTTGTGATCTAAGACTTTCTGGGCATATTTTGGTTAAAAATGCCTCCTAA
- the miaA gene encoding tRNA (adenosine(37)-N6)-dimethylallyltransferase MiaA yields MFSFDKDSCFETSIAKEPCFETQKHFSRLFKRTIILLAGPTSVGKTAVSLALAPKINGEIISVDSMQVYRNMDIGTAKVSLHEQAGIPHHLIDIRHVQEPFNVVDFYHEAYNACQSIFAKNKVPILVGGSGFYFHTFLNGPPKGPSSDPDVRRELEKLLQEIGIEALYKQLVEIDPTYAASITKNDKQKIIRALEIIQLTKKKVSEHQWETELTPKIEYSTRAWFLSKPKEILLQGAVDRCHRMMHEGLLEEVRQLIGEGILCNPSASSAIGYKQWIEYLQKNEPLTQFSKYMEDFIRGTKKYTKNQITWFKKHPIFREINIESLDIEEVASIIATDYLRFG; encoded by the coding sequence ATGTTTTCCTTCGACAAAGATTCCTGTTTTGAAACTTCAATAGCAAAAGAACCTTGTTTCGAAACACAAAAGCACTTCTCCAGACTGTTTAAACGAACTATTATTCTTTTAGCAGGTCCTACATCCGTAGGAAAAACGGCCGTATCTTTGGCTCTGGCGCCCAAAATTAATGGAGAGATCATTTCTGTTGACTCCATGCAAGTATATAGGAACATGGACATAGGTACAGCCAAAGTTTCTCTCCACGAACAAGCTGGCATACCTCATCACCTGATAGATATACGTCATGTACAAGAACCTTTTAACGTTGTAGATTTTTATCACGAAGCCTATAACGCCTGCCAGTCTATCTTTGCTAAAAATAAAGTTCCCATCTTAGTGGGTGGATCAGGCTTTTATTTTCATACGTTCCTCAATGGTCCACCAAAAGGCCCGTCTTCTGATCCTGATGTTCGAAGAGAGCTTGAAAAATTACTTCAGGAAATTGGAATAGAAGCTCTGTATAAACAACTAGTAGAAATTGATCCCACATACGCAGCTTCCATTACAAAAAATGATAAGCAGAAGATAATACGCGCGTTAGAGATTATCCAACTCACGAAAAAGAAAGTTAGCGAACATCAATGGGAGACAGAATTAACCCCAAAAATAGAGTACTCCACAAGAGCTTGGTTTTTGTCTAAACCCAAAGAGATCCTATTACAAGGTGCTGTTGATCGCTGTCACAGAATGATGCACGAAGGGCTGCTTGAAGAAGTACGACAACTAATAGGAGAGGGCATTTTATGCAACCCCTCTGCGTCAAGCGCTATCGGTTACAAACAATGGATAGAATACCTACAGAAAAATGAACCATTAACCCAGTTCAGCAAGTACATGGAAGACTTTATTCGGGGTACAAAGAAATATACAAAAAATCAAATAACATGGTTTAAAAAGCATCCCATTTTTCGAGAGATCAACATAGAATCCCTCGACATCGAGGAAGTGGCTTCTATCATAGCTACCGACTACCTTCGATTTGGATGA
- a CDS encoding STAS domain-containing protein, translating into MEFQLKEHGNILVICLSGKMDATAIPGFEDDFNQLINQGWLNFVLNLENLSYMSSAGIRLLLLLNHKLIELEGKLLLCCVPDSVSGIMKLSGVDQVLPFYESERDCFARF; encoded by the coding sequence ATGGAATTTCAATTAAAAGAACATGGCAATATTTTAGTCATTTGTCTTTCAGGAAAAATGGATGCTACAGCTATCCCTGGATTTGAAGATGATTTTAATCAATTAATAAATCAAGGTTGGTTAAATTTCGTTCTAAATTTAGAAAACCTTTCTTACATGAGCAGCGCTGGAATTAGATTATTACTCCTCCTAAACCACAAACTCATAGAACTTGAGGGCAAGCTTTTACTTTGCTGCGTTCCTGATTCTGTTTCTGGGATTATGAAATTATCTGGCGTTGACCAGGTTTTGCCTTTTTATGAGTCTGAAAGAGATTGTTTTGCTAGGTTTTAG
- the mqnC gene encoding cyclic dehypoxanthinyl futalosine synthase, whose product MSNHYRIPYEEALDLYLNLPLEKLQTLAQDMRQKKHPGNVVTYVLDANPNYTNVCRIDCKFCAFYRKPHHKDAYLLTIDDYRRKLEKYQNAGIRTVLLQGGVHPNVGIDFLVELVQVTRREFPSIHPHYFSAVEIHNAAKLSNISDSEALKLLWDAGQRTIPGGGAEILSENIRKQISPKKMGPNGWINFHKEAHLIGFKTTATMMFGHIETAQDILIHLETLRSLQDETSGFSSFIPWSYKSENTALGRFVTRKTSFEQFFRLLAFSRIYLDNFPHIASSRLAEGEDCGKLSLDYGADDFGGTILDESVHKCTGWSLESSKEELCSIIRSAGYTPIERDSFYNHIPSEKNLVEI is encoded by the coding sequence ATGTCAAATCACTACAGAATTCCCTATGAAGAAGCTCTGGACTTGTACCTAAATCTTCCTCTAGAAAAACTACAAACCTTGGCGCAAGACATGCGACAAAAAAAGCATCCCGGAAATGTTGTTACCTACGTTTTAGACGCCAATCCTAACTATACTAACGTTTGCCGAATCGACTGTAAATTCTGTGCTTTTTATCGTAAACCTCATCACAAAGACGCTTACCTGCTTACCATTGACGATTATCGCAGAAAACTCGAAAAATATCAGAATGCCGGCATTCGCACAGTTCTTCTGCAAGGAGGGGTGCACCCAAATGTAGGGATAGACTTCCTTGTAGAACTCGTGCAAGTAACGAGAAGAGAGTTCCCCTCTATTCACCCCCATTATTTTTCTGCTGTTGAAATTCACAACGCTGCAAAACTTTCTAACATATCAGATAGTGAAGCTTTGAAGTTGTTATGGGATGCTGGACAAAGAACTATTCCCGGAGGAGGTGCAGAAATTCTTTCGGAAAACATACGCAAGCAAATATCTCCAAAAAAAATGGGCCCAAATGGATGGATAAACTTTCATAAAGAAGCTCATCTAATAGGATTCAAAACAACAGCCACAATGATGTTTGGTCATATTGAAACTGCTCAAGACATACTAATTCACTTAGAAACTTTACGGTCTCTTCAAGATGAAACGAGTGGATTTTCTTCTTTTATTCCCTGGTCTTATAAATCTGAAAATACTGCCCTAGGTCGATTCGTCACGAGAAAAACTTCTTTTGAGCAGTTTTTCAGATTGTTGGCTTTTTCCAGAATCTACTTAGACAATTTCCCTCACATAGCTTCTTCCAGACTTGCTGAAGGGGAAGATTGCGGCAAACTTTCTCTTGATTACGGAGCAGACGATTTCGGAGGAACCATTTTAGACGAGAGTGTTCATAAATGCACCGGGTGGTCTTTGGAAAGCTCAAAGGAAGAACTGTGCTCTATTATCCGCTCTGCAGGTTATACTCCAATTGAAAGAGATTCCTTCTATAACCATATCCCTTCTGAAAAAAATCTCGTTGAGATCTAA